From the Salminus brasiliensis chromosome 15, fSalBra1.hap2, whole genome shotgun sequence genome, the window ACTTGTCGTAGTGTAGATTTTGTAGTCAAGATGAGTGGCATCTTCACAGCGGTTTCCACTGCTGAATCAAGAGTTTCAGCATTCATGGATTTTTCTCAGATTCAGAAGTTAGTCCCATCTTTCTTGGATTTCTTCATTACATCCTTTGCACTACAAACTGCTTGTTCTTCTGGCCTGCAGGTAATCTGGACTGCTTGTTACAAGATTCCAGGCTGTTGTAAAATCATTAGACTGCTGGCTTGTGAATTAAGTTCTGTTGGCTGACATGGGTTAAGTTGGGATGAGTTTTGGGATGGTGCAAGCCATTTCAAATCAGACTAAGAATTGATCAATACAAAGTAATTATGATTGTCCCATTGGAAGATATATCTGGTGTATGGagctttgtgttttgtttgttcagTAGAAACCAACTCCTGGAAAAAGGAAACAACTGCTTTCAGGACATTCATAACAATTTTGAATGTCACAACATCTTACTTCCACATCTTAAAGTTCTTCTAGTAGACATGAAGCGAAACAGGAAGGATCATGAGTAACATCCTTCACCCTGGAAATGGAATTATTTTATAATTCTGAACACCCATATTAGGACCTACGAGTTTATGTTCAACATATGGGTATATTGGTCAACCATGGAAAATGAAAAAGCAATAACCAAAAAATGGATTTCAATcaaaattaacattttatttaaggAGATATGGCTGGTATTAATATACAAAAACATCCAGTAGCAAGAGGTCTCAAATAGCCTTCCATTAAAGTCATTTCACCACAGCTAAGGGGGCGTTGTGAGGCATGATGAAGATAACAACATAAAATGTGACCAAATACACTAATGTTgaataaataatcaattaatGATAGATACTGCACTTCTATACACTGGTTTTAACACAATTCATTTCAGACATCTGAAAAGATATGGACATTTAAAGGCTGTAAGTCTCTgaaatctccaaaatagtaaaTTGTGTATGttaaaattattcattatttctattttatttatgttggagcatttctattagtccatttatcatgaactGGTCCAAGTCTTGCTAACCTCTACTGCTTTTAATGGACAGCGATGACATTCTTAATTTCTAGATTGCAGTTCACAGAGAAACCTTCATTTAACACATAGAATatgactttctggagcagataaacctattggcaccatgcctaatgcgaagtgtgggctagaggggtataaagccccccagcattgagctgttgagtagtggaactgtgttctctggaatgatgtatggttctccatccagtacttttgggatgaggtgaggagttggggaggaaGTGgtgaggtgatcatccaacatcctgacctcaataacacGCTTATCGCTGAATGCAGACGAATACACACAACattgctccttcaaaatctagtagaaagccttcttccctggacggtagagaagCAGAACAAATGGACAGGCTTCAGGATCAGAGCCACTTCGACAAAAGCCATATTGTGTTGACTGGACGACTGGGTCGATCTAGTATGGGTCGAtcctagtatgcagtggtcagtaccaaccaaaTGGGATCCCGGGATAAATAATATGTGTGCAAAAGAAAGCTCTCAGGTTGAGTTTGCATGCTGTTCAACAGTTTCATTTCCTGATGAGAAACTTACCGCTGCATAAAATAAACATCTTCACTTCCTTGTTTTACAATGAACTGGTGAAGTTCTTCAGTCAACTGCTGACAAAGAAATAGATATCCTATGCTTTTTAAACAAGGTGTCCTTAGCTTACATTTTTTTCATCCTTGGTACTTCATTGGTAAGTAAAGCTTTCAAGTTCGAGGTCTGTACTTTAGTTCACAGGCACGCTTTAGGGGGCAATTGTTAGTAGCGCGTGTCTGAGATCTTTTTTTCCATTAAGAAAAAGCAATTTTGTATATATTAACAGTTTTCACACCTATTGTGATCATTTACAGTTGGAATGTGTCCAATGTTTGTCACATGTCAAAATTACAtagcttttcatttcttttttcatttatttttgggTTAGTAACTATTATATGTGCATTTGTGCAAGCATTACAGtcattattttgtatattttgctGCAAGTTGTTTTTACCtctttttacttaaaaaaaaaacaactaaatatGTAAATTGGTCAAGAGTGCCTAAGTGTATGCAAAAATGTAGGCCCTTCTTGACAAATTAAAAGCCTGTTTTTTCAAactgcaaataaacatgaagcaGTATTTCCTCACTGGTCATATGTTCACAGTTGTAAAATGGGTTTTTTCTATGTTTCTTTCATAGGACTGCTGAAATTAAGGATAAATGAAAACAGTATGTTGAACCTGATTAGGCAGTAGAGTAGTTTCAGACCAACACAACAAAGATTATGCAGAACTGGACATTTGTGTCAGTGGTATCTACAGGCCTTTTCTTGGTACTGTCATGGTGCGCACTTCTCAGTCCGATACATGGATATTGGCTGAAGGACTGCACtgtcaaaggttctttaaattctACAAATGCAAAAGTGCTCTGCTACAAAAGGCAGCTTCTGGACATACCCAGAAACCTCCCAAGCAGAGTGAGGGTGCTGGACATTTCTTACAACAAGATAAAAGTGATACAAAGGAACGATTTGGGAGATTTAGCCAATCTGCACAACCTTAACATCAGCAAAAACATGATCATGGAAGTGGAGGACGGGGCTTTCAGAGGCTTAGCTGCACTGAAGGAACTCAATCTTGCGTACAACAAACTCATAGCAATCTCAGGCGAAGCCTTCCAGAACCTGTTCAACCTCACTGTCCTTCGACTGGAGGAAAATCACCTTTCAGAAATCAGTCCATCGGCTTTTCTTCCTCTGCTTAGTCTGGAGATGTTAAACTTGTCAGGAAATCATCTACATTATATCCATAAAGCACGGCCTGCCTTTCAAATGCCCCGTATTCAGGAACTACACATCGGGAGAAATGGGATTACCTCTTTCGAAACATGTAAAGTTTCAAACACATCCTTGCAACTGAAGGCACTAGATCTGTCCCACAATCCTTTGCAGTTGTTTAGGATCACAGCAGATATCTTTCCTCGCCTCGAAACATTAGACCTGGCATTGATAAACGTCAGCATGAAGTGGGACGTGCAGGACAAAGACTACTTCCGAAATGTCAACAGACTCAACTTAAGTGGAATGCAGATGGCGTCGGAGGACATGAAGGCATTGCTGCAAACCTTCAACACTACACTGTCTAACCTTAGACTGTACTACTTCGGAGAAGAGAAAGCCAAATCTCTTGCTGAGGATGCTTGCCTCATCAACTCATTGACAACCCTGCGTCTGGAGTCCAATGGCATCAGATCTATATCCGAAAATGAACTAAAAAGCTGCAAAGACCTGAGAGTGCTGGACTTAGGGGAAAACAGACTCACTAAAATTTCATCCCTCGCATTTAGATCCATGCGTAAACTCAATACCCTGAGTTTTTGCCATAATAAGTTGAGCAGAGTTCCTGCTGCCATTGGCAAGCTTTCCAATTTGGAAGTCCTAGATCTCAGCTACAATTCCATAAGCACCATAACCTGCTCGGATTTCACCAATCTAACACATCTAATAACACTGCATGTTTACAGAAACCCTCTGTCCTCAGTGGAGCGCTGTGCTTTTCAAGACCTTCATAATTTGAAACTACTTCTTATTGGTTCAGCGAGACTTTTCACCTTAAAGGGATATTTTGTGAAGGGTCTCCAAAGTCTGCAATATTTGGATACATCACGCAACAAACTAAGTACCATCCATAGAGGCGATTTTCAGTGTTTGCGGAATCTGACACATCTGCACTTACAAGacaatcaaataaaaagtaTAGAGGAAGGTGCTTTCAGAGGATTAGACCATCTGATTCTACTGGACTTACAATCCAACAAGATTACGAAGACCTCAATAAGTGATGCTGTTTTCTCTGGACTCCCAAATCTTAAATTACTGGTTTTAAATAACAACTGCATATCGTACTTAAGCCAGAGCAGCCTCAGTCCACCGCCGTTTATTAATCTGAAGGCTTTGCAAGCGCTGATCATTTTCAGTCAGGGAATAGATGGAATGCAATATTTTCCTTCCAACCTCTTGGAGGGATTGACAGATTTAAAACAGCTCTGGGCTGGCAATCTTAATATAAACTCTTTGCACCATGACACCTTTACTCACACTCCAAAACTGTGGCTAGTGGACCTCAGCAAAAACGACCTAACATCAATCTCGGCAGAAATACTTGTGCCACTCAAAGAACTCAGTTCTCTGACCATGATTCAGACAGGTATACAATCATTGGACTTTCTTATTCAAGCCAAGCTCAATGGAATACAACTTCTACTCATTAGAAAGAATTCCATACCTGTCAtcagtgagaatttgattgacaCCCTCTCAAAGCTGTCCCACCTGGATCTGCAGGGCAATGAATTTTCCTGTGACTGCGACAATGCCTGGTTTATTGACTGGGCAGTCaagaacaacaacacacaagTTTTAAGCGTAGACGAGTTCAAGTGCAACTACCCGTCCAATCTCAGAGGAAGTCGGCTTCTAGATCTTGACAAAGACTCCTGCATTGTCAATGTGGGGCTGTTATGCTTCATCTGCACTACGTTGTCTGTCCTTCTGACTCTGCTCAGCTCTTTCTTCTACCACTTCCTGAAATGGCAGATTGTCTATACCTACTATCTTTTCCTGGCGTTTCTTTAcgacaaaaaacagcacaaaaagcAAAAGCTCCAAAGCTTCCAGTATGATGCTTTTATTTCCTACAACACCCTCG encodes:
- the LOC140536138 gene encoding uncharacterized protein is translated as MQNWTFVSVVSTGLFLVLSWCALLSPIHGYWLKDCTVKGSLNSTNAKVLCYKRQLLDIPRNLPSRVRVLDISYNKIKVIQRNDLGDLANLHNLNISKNMIMEVEDGAFRGLAALKELNLAYNKLIAISGEAFQNLFNLTVLRLEENHLSEISPSAFLPLLSLEMLNLSGNHLHYIHKARPAFQMPRIQELHIGRNGITSFETCKVSNTSLQLKALDLSHNPLQLFRITADIFPRLETLDLALINVSMKWDVQDKDYFRNVNRLNLSGMQMASEDMKALLQTFNTTLSNLRLYYFGEEKAKSLAEDACLINSLTTLRLESNGIRSISENELKSCKDLRVLDLGENRLTKISSLAFRSMRKLNTLSFCHNKLSRVPAAIGKLSNLEVLDLSYNSISTITCSDFTNLTHLITLHVYRNPLSSVERCAFQDLHNLKLLLIGSARLFTLKGYFVKGLQSLQYLDTSRNKLSTIHRGDFQCLRNLTHLHLQDNQIKSIEEGAFRGLDHLILLDLQSNKITKTSISDAVFSGLPNLKLLVLNNNCISYLSQSSLSPPPFINLKALQALIIFSQGIDGMQYFPSNLLEGLTDLKQLWAGNLNINSLHHDTFTHTPKLWLVDLSKNDLTSISAEILVPLKELSSLTMIQTGIQSLDFLIQAKLNGIQLLLIRKNSIPVISENLIDTLSKLSHLDLQGNEFSCDCDNAWFIDWAVKNNNTQVLSVDEFKCNYPSNLRGSRLLDLDKDSCIVNVGLLCFICTTLSVLLTLLSSFFYHFLKWQIVYTYYLFLAFLYDKKQHKKQKLQSFQYDAFISYNTLDELWVMKELLPKLEGEQGWRLCLHHRDFQPGKAILENIVDGIYSSRKTICVISPHYLESEWCSREIQVASFRLFDEKKDVLILVFLEDILPHHLSPYYRMRSLIKKRTYLSWPKPGKDTQVFWQKLRAALETKGTSE